A window from Sphingopyxis alaskensis RB2256 encodes these proteins:
- a CDS encoding DUF2059 domain-containing protein, translating to MTNRGRKFMMSSWKYMLLAGAAALAPAAALAAPTEAPLAEVVTTPAEEDAAAPFDSEAAAAEAKAKMQKEMDEVITLVEKMFDTKSLPPIDPARLAIAEQTTAALIPTGSIEKMLDNMYGRMFRTLMGEFSGQSDLMLSIKTGVESDKIAALDDATKGQIADLFDPHRKEREDQITRLVMPLIREALADMEPPMRAGLAKAYARKFTGAQLADLNAFLATPTGQLYASEWMALQADPEVMVAVVKAVPPLLTKFMDRAPEIEKDFKELPKERQLADLSDGELAKLARLMKVDVSALKEQRDMWNADSMEATEAAGSEDYADDAAVDAAVDAADAAAMAVENSEYDRSNWSDADRQRVEELEAAYRKAEAAAVEKARERLGRNPSD from the coding sequence ATGACCAACAGGGGAAGGAAGTTCATGATGTCGTCCTGGAAATATATGCTGCTCGCCGGCGCCGCGGCGCTTGCGCCCGCCGCCGCCCTCGCCGCGCCAACCGAAGCGCCGCTGGCGGAAGTCGTCACCACACCGGCAGAAGAGGACGCGGCCGCTCCGTTCGACAGCGAGGCCGCGGCCGCCGAAGCCAAGGCGAAGATGCAGAAGGAAATGGACGAGGTGATCACCCTCGTCGAAAAGATGTTCGATACGAAGAGCCTGCCGCCGATCGACCCCGCGCGGCTGGCGATTGCCGAGCAGACGACCGCGGCGCTGATCCCGACCGGGAGCATCGAAAAGATGCTCGACAATATGTACGGTCGGATGTTCCGCACGCTGATGGGCGAGTTCAGTGGCCAGTCGGACCTGATGCTGTCGATCAAGACCGGCGTCGAAAGCGACAAGATCGCCGCGCTCGACGATGCGACCAAGGGGCAGATCGCCGACCTGTTCGATCCCCATCGCAAGGAGCGCGAGGATCAGATCACGCGCCTCGTGATGCCGCTGATCCGCGAGGCGCTCGCCGACATGGAACCGCCAATGCGTGCGGGTCTGGCCAAGGCTTATGCGCGCAAGTTCACCGGCGCACAGCTGGCCGACCTCAACGCCTTCCTCGCGACGCCGACGGGCCAGCTCTACGCCAGCGAATGGATGGCGTTACAGGCCGATCCCGAAGTCATGGTCGCGGTGGTCAAGGCGGTGCCGCCGCTGCTCACCAAATTCATGGACCGCGCGCCCGAGATCGAAAAGGATTTCAAGGAGCTGCCCAAGGAAAGGCAGCTCGCCGATTTGAGCGACGGGGAGCTGGCGAAGCTCGCCAGGCTGATGAAGGTCGATGTGAGCGCACTCAAGGAACAGCGCGACATGTGGAATGCCGACAGCATGGAGGCGACCGAGGCGGCGGGTTCCGAGGATTATGCGGACGATGCCGCGGTCGACGCCGCAGTCGACGCCGCGGACGCCGCCGCGATGGCGGTCGAGAACAGCGAATATGACCGCAGCAACTGGTCCGATGCCGACCGCCAGCGCGTCGAGGAACTCGAAGCCGCCTATCGCAAAGCCGAAGCCGCGGCGGTCGAAAAGGCGCGCGAACGGCTCGGCCGGAACCCTTCAGACTAG
- a CDS encoding NAD(P)-dependent oxidoreductase, protein MVSERMLQFVGREQSYPDKRSPEERARDFREIAERYSAPDADAQAARCSQCGVPYCSVHCPLHNHIPDWLRLTAEGRLREAYELSNATSTMPEICGRICPQDRLCEGNCVIEFSGHGAVTIGSVEKYITDTAWAEGWVEPLRVGPATGQSVGVIGAGPAGLTAAEYLRAAGHDVHVYDRHDRAGGLLTYGIPGFKLEKDVVMRRIDRLAAGGIQFHLGFEVGKDATLDGLRQKHDAILIATGVYKAREINVPGNEAEGVIAALDYLVASNRKGFGDAVPAFDDGRLNAAGKHVVVIGGGDTAMDCVRTAVRQGARSVKCLYRRDRENMPGSQREVANAEEEGVEFVWLSAPESFTADRHVKEVAVAGMRLGAPDASGRRSPEVDPGRRFDVPADMVIKALGFDPEELPHLFGAPDLSVTRWGTLRVDHQTMMTSLPGVFAAGDIVRGASLVVWGIRDGRDVSDQMAKWLKAKAKSEKKAA, encoded by the coding sequence ATGGTTTCCGAACGCATGCTCCAGTTTGTGGGGCGTGAACAATCCTATCCGGACAAGCGCTCGCCCGAGGAGCGCGCGCGCGACTTTCGCGAGATCGCCGAGCGCTATTCGGCGCCCGATGCCGACGCGCAGGCGGCGCGCTGCTCGCAATGCGGCGTGCCCTATTGCTCGGTGCATTGCCCCTTGCACAACCACATCCCCGACTGGCTGCGCCTGACCGCCGAGGGCCGGCTGCGCGAGGCCTATGAGCTGAGCAACGCGACCTCGACGATGCCCGAGATCTGCGGCCGCATCTGCCCGCAGGACCGCCTGTGCGAGGGCAATTGCGTCATCGAATTTTCAGGGCATGGCGCGGTGACGATCGGCAGCGTCGAAAAATATATCACCGACACCGCCTGGGCCGAGGGCTGGGTCGAACCGTTGCGCGTCGGCCCGGCGACCGGCCAGTCGGTCGGCGTGATCGGCGCGGGCCCCGCGGGCCTCACCGCCGCCGAATATCTGCGCGCCGCTGGGCACGACGTGCATGTCTACGACCGCCACGACCGCGCGGGCGGGCTGCTGACCTATGGCATCCCCGGCTTCAAGCTGGAGAAGGATGTGGTGATGCGCCGCATCGACCGGCTGGCGGCGGGCGGCATCCAGTTCCACCTGGGGTTCGAGGTCGGCAAGGACGCGACGCTCGACGGGCTGCGGCAAAAGCATGACGCGATCCTGATCGCGACCGGCGTGTACAAGGCGCGCGAGATCAACGTCCCCGGCAACGAGGCCGAAGGCGTGATCGCCGCGCTCGACTATCTGGTCGCGTCGAACCGCAAGGGTTTCGGCGATGCGGTTCCCGCCTTCGACGACGGCCGCCTGAACGCCGCAGGCAAGCATGTCGTCGTGATCGGCGGCGGCGACACCGCGATGGACTGCGTCCGCACCGCGGTGCGGCAGGGTGCCAGGTCGGTGAAATGCCTCTATCGCCGCGACCGCGAAAATATGCCGGGGTCGCAACGCGAGGTCGCCAATGCCGAAGAGGAAGGCGTCGAGTTCGTGTGGCTCTCCGCTCCCGAAAGCTTCACCGCCGACAGGCATGTCAAAGAGGTCGCGGTCGCAGGGATGCGGCTTGGCGCCCCCGATGCGAGCGGCCGCCGCAGCCCCGAGGTCGATCCGGGGCGCAGGTTCGACGTCCCCGCCGACATGGTGATCAAGGCACTGGGCTTCGATCCCGAGGAATTGCCGCACCTGTTCGGCGCCCCCGACCTCAGCGTCACGCGCTGGGGCACGCTGCGCGTCGATCACCAGACGATGATGACCAGCCTGCCCGGCGTGTTCGCCGCCGGCGACATCGTGCGCGGCGCCAGCCTGGTGGTGTGGGGAATCCGCGACGGCCGCGACGTCAGCGACCAGATGGCAAAGTGGTTGAAGGCGAAAGCGAAAAGCGAAAAGAAGGCAGCATGA
- the gltB gene encoding glutamate synthase large subunit, protein MMTHYPTPEHARLAEQGMYRPDMESDACGVGMVAATDGKPSRRVVEAAIEALRAVWHRGAVDADGMTGDGAGIHVDLPERFFDDAIAASGHKVLPNRLAVGMIFLPRTDLGAQEECRTIVEAEIIDAGFTIYGWRQVPVDVSVIGDKAQRTRPEIEQIMIAGPLPEEQSIDEFEKQLYLVRRRIEKKVIAAQIADFYICSLSARSIIYKGLFLAESLADFYPDLANKLFESRVAIFHQRYSTNTFPQWWLAQPFRCLAHNGEINTIRGNKNWMKSHEIKMASLAFGEHSEDIKPVIPAGASDTAALDAVFETLCRAGRDAPTAKLILVPEAWASDPDVPEAHRAMYAYLASVMEPWDGPAALAMTDGRWAVAGMDRNALRPLRYTLTADNLLVVGSESGMVLLPEASVRKKGRLGPGQMIAVDLDEGKVYEDRAIKDKIAGAADYAARVKGFRTMADLPRGGRASLPAWDRSELLRRQVAAGLTMEDMELILAPMVEDAKEAVGSMGDDTPLAVISDKPRHVAQFFRQNFSQVTNPPIDSLRERHVMSLKTRFANLANILDEKGQSDHVLVIDSPVLVGDDWDRLRAYFGDAVADIDCTFPVGGDASTLRDAIARVRREAEDAVRAGRSELFLSDQNIGEDRVGMAMVLAAAAVHTHLVRKGLRSYASINVRSAEVLDTHAFAVLVGVGATTVHAYLAEATIADRHARGLFGSELTLDDCRQRFRKAIDDGLLKILAKMGIAVISSYRGGYNFEAVGLSRALVNDLFPGMPAKISGEGYQSLFINATEKHEAAFDGRVTTLPIGGFYRQRAGGEAHAYSAQLMHLLQTAVATDSYSTYLQFSRGVADLPPIYLRDLMEFNYPAQGVPLDSVEAITEIRKRFVTPGMSLGALSPEAHETLAIAMNRIGAKAVSGEGGEASERYKPYANGDNANSNIKQIASGRFGVTAEYLGACDEIEIKVAQGAKPGEGGQLPGFKVTEFIARLRHATPGVTLISPPPHHDIYSIEDLAQLIYDLKQINPKARVCVKLVSSAGIGTVAAGVAKAHADVILVAGNTGGTGASPQTSVKYAGTPWEMGLSEVNQVLTLNGLRHRIRLRTDGGLKTGRDIVIAAILGAEEFGIGTLSLVAMGCIMVRQCHSNTCPVGVCTQDEKLRQKFTGSPEKVINLMTFIAEEVREILAKLGCRSLDEVIGRTELLRQVSRGAEHLDDLDLNPILAKVDAPDEQRRSQGPNFRNPVPDSLDAQILNDAKPLFERGERMQLTYNVRNTHRAVGTRLSAEITAKFGMKGLADDHVQVRLRGTAGQSLGAFLCQGITLEVFGDANDYVGKGLSGGRIIVRPTVSSPLVSQHNSIVGNTVLYGATAGTLLAAGQAGERFAVRNSGADVVVEGCGANGCEYMTGGTAVILGPVGSNFGAGMTGGMAFVLDTDEQFERRANGESIVWQRLASSHWEGVLKALVEDHAKATGSKWSAEILADWDRWRRRFWQVCPKEMLSRLTHSLNEEAVEVVAAE, encoded by the coding sequence ATGATGACCCACTACCCCACCCCCGAACATGCGCGGCTTGCCGAACAGGGCATGTATCGCCCCGACATGGAATCCGATGCCTGCGGCGTCGGCATGGTCGCGGCGACCGACGGCAAGCCGTCACGCCGCGTCGTCGAGGCGGCGATCGAGGCCCTGCGCGCCGTGTGGCACCGCGGCGCGGTCGATGCCGACGGCATGACCGGGGATGGGGCGGGCATCCATGTCGACCTGCCCGAACGCTTTTTCGACGATGCGATCGCGGCGTCGGGGCACAAGGTGCTGCCCAACCGTCTTGCCGTCGGCATGATCTTTCTGCCGCGCACCGACCTGGGGGCGCAGGAGGAATGCCGCACGATCGTCGAGGCCGAGATCATCGACGCGGGTTTCACCATCTATGGCTGGCGGCAGGTGCCCGTCGACGTGTCGGTGATCGGCGACAAGGCGCAGCGCACGCGCCCCGAAATCGAGCAGATCATGATCGCCGGCCCGCTGCCCGAGGAACAGTCGATCGACGAGTTCGAAAAGCAGCTCTATCTCGTCCGCCGCCGGATCGAGAAAAAGGTGATCGCGGCGCAGATCGCCGATTTCTATATCTGCAGCCTGTCGGCGCGCTCGATCATCTACAAGGGGTTGTTCCTCGCCGAAAGCCTCGCGGACTTTTATCCCGACCTTGCGAACAAGCTGTTCGAGAGTCGCGTCGCGATCTTTCACCAGCGCTATTCGACCAACACCTTTCCGCAATGGTGGCTCGCGCAGCCGTTCCGCTGCCTCGCCCACAACGGCGAAATCAACACGATCCGCGGCAACAAGAACTGGATGAAGAGCCACGAGATCAAGATGGCGAGCCTCGCCTTCGGCGAGCATTCGGAGGACATCAAGCCGGTGATCCCCGCGGGGGCGTCGGACACCGCCGCGCTCGACGCGGTGTTCGAGACTTTGTGCCGCGCCGGCCGCGACGCGCCGACCGCCAAGCTGATCCTTGTGCCCGAAGCCTGGGCGAGCGACCCCGATGTGCCCGAAGCGCACAGGGCGATGTACGCCTACCTCGCCAGCGTGATGGAGCCGTGGGACGGCCCCGCCGCGCTGGCGATGACCGACGGTCGCTGGGCAGTCGCGGGCATGGACCGCAACGCGCTCCGTCCGCTGCGTTACACGCTGACCGCCGACAATCTGCTCGTCGTCGGATCCGAAAGCGGCATGGTGCTCCTGCCCGAAGCGAGCGTGCGCAAGAAGGGTCGGCTGGGTCCGGGGCAGATGATCGCGGTCGATCTGGACGAGGGCAAGGTTTACGAAGACCGCGCGATCAAGGACAAGATCGCGGGCGCCGCCGACTATGCCGCGCGCGTCAAGGGGTTCCGCACGATGGCCGACCTGCCCAGGGGCGGCCGGGCGAGCCTGCCGGCCTGGGACCGCAGCGAGCTGCTCCGCCGTCAGGTCGCCGCTGGCCTGACCATGGAGGATATGGAGCTGATCCTCGCGCCGATGGTCGAGGATGCCAAGGAAGCCGTCGGCTCGATGGGCGACGACACGCCGCTCGCCGTCATTTCGGACAAGCCGCGCCACGTCGCGCAATTTTTCCGCCAGAACTTCAGCCAGGTCACCAACCCGCCGATCGACAGCCTGCGCGAACGGCATGTGATGAGCCTGAAGACGCGCTTTGCCAACCTCGCCAACATCCTCGACGAAAAGGGGCAGAGCGATCATGTCCTCGTCATCGATTCGCCGGTGCTGGTCGGCGACGACTGGGATCGGCTGCGCGCCTATTTCGGCGATGCGGTCGCCGACATCGATTGCACCTTCCCCGTTGGCGGCGACGCCTCGACGCTGCGCGACGCAATCGCGCGCGTGCGGCGCGAGGCCGAGGACGCGGTGCGCGCGGGACGCAGCGAGCTGTTCCTGTCCGACCAGAATATCGGCGAGGACCGCGTCGGCATGGCGATGGTGCTCGCCGCCGCGGCGGTCCACACCCACCTCGTGCGCAAGGGGCTGCGCAGCTATGCCTCGATCAACGTCCGCTCGGCCGAAGTGCTCGACACCCACGCCTTTGCCGTGCTCGTCGGCGTCGGCGCGACGACGGTCCACGCCTATCTGGCCGAAGCGACGATCGCCGACCGTCACGCGCGCGGGCTGTTCGGCAGCGAACTGACGCTGGACGACTGCCGCCAGCGGTTCCGCAAGGCGATCGACGACGGGCTTCTGAAAATCCTCGCGAAGATGGGGATTGCGGTGATTTCCTCCTATCGCGGCGGCTATAATTTCGAGGCGGTGGGTTTGAGCCGCGCGCTCGTCAACGACCTGTTCCCCGGAATGCCGGCGAAGATTTCGGGCGAAGGCTATCAATCCTTGTTCATCAACGCGACCGAGAAGCATGAGGCGGCGTTCGACGGGCGCGTCACCACGCTGCCCATCGGCGGCTTCTATCGCCAGCGCGCAGGCGGCGAGGCGCATGCCTATTCGGCGCAGCTGATGCACCTGCTGCAAACCGCGGTCGCGACCGACAGCTATTCGACCTATCTGCAATTTTCGCGCGGGGTCGCCGACCTGCCGCCGATTTACCTCCGCGACCTGATGGAGTTCAACTATCCCGCGCAGGGGGTGCCGCTCGACAGCGTCGAGGCGATCACCGAAATCCGCAAGCGGTTCGTCACCCCCGGCATGTCGCTGGGCGCGCTATCGCCGGAGGCCCACGAAACGCTGGCGATCGCGATGAACCGCATCGGCGCCAAGGCGGTGTCGGGCGAAGGCGGCGAAGCGAGCGAACGTTACAAGCCCTATGCCAATGGCGACAATGCCAACAGCAATATCAAGCAGATCGCGTCGGGCCGTTTTGGCGTTACCGCCGAATATCTGGGCGCGTGCGACGAGATCGAGATCAAGGTCGCGCAGGGCGCCAAGCCCGGCGAAGGCGGCCAGCTGCCCGGTTTCAAGGTCACCGAGTTCATCGCGCGGCTGCGCCATGCGACGCCGGGTGTGACGCTCATCTCGCCCCCGCCGCACCACGACATCTATTCGATCGAGGATCTGGCGCAGCTCATCTATGACCTGAAGCAGATCAACCCGAAGGCGCGCGTTTGCGTGAAGCTCGTCAGTTCGGCGGGCATCGGCACCGTCGCCGCGGGGGTCGCGAAGGCCCATGCCGACGTCATCCTCGTCGCCGGCAACACGGGCGGCACCGGCGCCTCGCCGCAAACGAGCGTCAAATATGCCGGGACGCCGTGGGAAATGGGGCTGTCCGAAGTCAATCAGGTGCTGACCCTCAACGGCCTGCGGCACCGCATCCGCCTGCGCACCGACGGCGGCCTCAAGACCGGGCGCGACATCGTCATCGCCGCGATCCTCGGGGCCGAGGAGTTCGGCATCGGCACGCTCAGCCTCGTCGCGATGGGCTGTATCATGGTGCGCCAGTGCCACAGCAACACCTGCCCGGTCGGCGTCTGTACGCAGGATGAAAAGCTGCGGCAGAAGTTCACCGGCTCGCCCGAGAAGGTCATCAACCTGATGACTTTCATTGCAGAGGAAGTGCGCGAAATCCTGGCGAAGCTGGGCTGCCGCAGCCTCGACGAGGTGATCGGCCGCACCGAGCTTCTCCGCCAGGTCAGCCGTGGTGCCGAGCATCTCGATGACCTCGATCTGAACCCGATTCTTGCGAAGGTCGACGCCCCCGACGAGCAACGCCGCTCGCAGGGGCCGAACTTCCGTAACCCGGTGCCCGACAGCCTCGACGCGCAGATCCTCAATGACGCCAAACCCTTGTTCGAGCGCGGCGAGCGGATGCAGCTCACCTACAACGTCCGCAACACCCACCGCGCCGTCGGCACGCGCCTGTCGGCCGAGATCACTGCGAAGTTCGGCATGAAGGGGCTCGCCGACGACCATGTGCAGGTGCGGCTGCGCGGCACGGCGGGACAATCCCTGGGCGCCTTCCTGTGCCAGGGAATCACGCTCGAAGTGTTCGGCGACGCCAACGACTATGTCGGCAAGGGACTGTCGGGCGGACGCATCATCGTGCGCCCCACGGTGTCTAGCCCGCTCGTCAGCCAGCACAACAGCATCGTCGGCAACACCGTCCTCTACGGCGCGACCGCGGGCACCCTGCTCGCGGCGGGCCAGGCGGGCGAGCGCTTTGCGGTGCGTAACTCGGGCGCCGATGTCGTCGTCGAAGGCTGCGGCGCGAACGGCTGCGAATATATGACCGGCGGCACTGCCGTCATCCTCGGCCCTGTCGGCTCGAACTTCGGCGCCGGTATGACGGGCGGCATGGCCTTCGTGCTCGACACCGACGAGCAGTTCGAACGCCGCGCGAACGGCGAATCGATCGTCTGGCAGCGCCTTGCGAGCAGCCATTGGGAGGGCGTTCTCAAGGCACTGGTCGAGGATCACGCCAAGGCCACGGGCAGCAAATGGTCGGCCGAAATCCTCGCCGACTGGGACCGCTGGCGGCGCCGTTTCTGGCAGGTGTGCCCGAAGGAGATGCTGAGCCGCCTGACGCATTCGCTGAACGAGGAGGCGGTCGAGGTGGTCGCGGCCGAATGA
- a CDS encoding undecaprenyl-diphosphate phosphatase yields the protein MHDLATIILLGIIEGLTEFLPVSSTGHLILASEMLGFTGEGSAAFKIAIQLGAILAVLVAYRARFWGVGMGLLRADPAAVAFTRNILIGFLPAMLVGAVAYEGVRALLESPATVAVALLVGGIAILAIERMVKVVKVESVEAMPLRTAIAIGAVQCIAMIPGVSRSGATIMGALLMGVERRTAAEFSFFLAVPTMMGATAYSLWKDRAILTFDDMNAIAIGLFVAFLVALVVVKAFVAIVGRFGFAPFAWYRIIVGGGALLWLAWK from the coding sequence ATGCACGACCTTGCCACCATCATCCTGCTCGGCATCATCGAGGGGCTGACCGAGTTCCTTCCCGTCTCCTCGACGGGGCATTTGATTCTGGCGAGCGAAATGCTGGGGTTCACCGGCGAAGGGTCGGCCGCGTTCAAGATCGCGATCCAGCTCGGCGCGATCCTGGCGGTGCTCGTCGCCTATCGTGCGCGTTTCTGGGGGGTCGGCATGGGGCTGCTGCGCGCCGATCCGGCGGCGGTTGCGTTCACGCGCAACATACTGATTGGCTTCCTGCCGGCGATGCTCGTCGGCGCGGTCGCCTATGAAGGAGTTCGCGCGCTGCTCGAATCGCCCGCGACCGTCGCGGTCGCGCTGCTGGTCGGCGGCATCGCGATTCTGGCGATCGAGCGCATGGTCAAGGTGGTGAAGGTCGAAAGCGTCGAGGCGATGCCGCTGCGCACCGCGATCGCCATTGGCGCGGTCCAGTGCATCGCGATGATCCCCGGCGTCAGCCGGTCGGGCGCGACGATCATGGGCGCGCTGCTGATGGGGGTCGAACGCAGGACGGCGGCCGAGTTCAGCTTTTTCCTCGCGGTGCCGACGATGATGGGTGCAACCGCCTATTCATTGTGGAAGGACCGCGCGATCCTGACCTTCGACGATATGAACGCGATTGCGATCGGGCTGTTCGTTGCCTTTCTCGTCGCGCTGGTCGTGGTCAAGGCCTTCGTGGCAATCGTCGGCCGCTTTGGTTTTGCGCCCTTCGCCTGGTATCGGATCATCGTCGGCGGCGGCGCGCTGTTATGGCTCGCATGGAAATAG